The proteins below are encoded in one region of Winogradskyella helgolandensis:
- a CDS encoding T9SS type A sorting domain-containing protein has translation MNLKITFNLKPLNTLKMTVFALFLTASANIFGQTVTEAFPSRITTNSKITVLGTDFTESTSISINGININSSSITLLSDTELLFAISHTGTSDVSGELVVGGVSTGINIDYISPTHKTLKNGESSNVTKITEIFTTYNGFWRSSQWKADPTNNSLKPNTSHDLLAFTYNGVTYSTGVDDQVLTDNGVTFSTQLFYAYTTNGVDGTTYGSNYLAMADLIDGEVNEGSVITSEEILGTTIYDVLIDGVNGLDIGTGVTNFNATADVEFYSAGGQLGALNDDIPDFLISQIAMAGSTDIYYYTDSEKNVVGRPVKLTILDESDTQGDALLTQWRLDLYNFTNGVNYGIATPQSRAFSNNEQRPLRMVALKFEDFQITDTNITDINNVNMVAGGTADLGFLAYNRGSFDIKTPVFTEYPTARFVCQLPSDSSISFSATATVSGGATGAPEETLSYQWFKYNDPIPGATSNTYTLPNTVDDESLGIYKLRVSNTYGAVVVPVSLSLGGTPVYWNGSDWELPPVYQNAGVVVEPQDRGLVFSSNYNEAGDIEGCDCLVPSGSNVTIPSGSTLKLYGEVTVESGASLTFEDSASLIQTKIVSSNENVGSIKVERNVTDLHDNDYVLWSSPVAGFDVSNITSEYTTDAFNWGVNTANSNGVSGDWALITGAMNSGLGYAVNVPTELVATGFTTTFVGTPNNGDISVDVYKSAGNFPNLEARHRNLIGNPYPSAISAEQLLTDNTLLEGNVKIWSHNSAIPNAVTPLASSAYQALDYNYGEQYVSYNFTGANPPESTNGYIGSGQGFFVQVDDSASEGSVTFTNAMRSNDDDVAYDNSQFYRSEESTNNDLEKHLVWLSLIDATDVSASTLVGYVEGATMAKDRLFDAYSDDNTMRIYSIVDNAEMVIQGRSLPFVDTDVVPLGIELPESGIFKIAIGDLAGTVFAGGAQGIYLEDTVLNTEHDLIASPYSFSGVEGKINDRFNLRYTTTLSVDDVAMSNTFAYVKDETLNVRSGSGIKDVKVYDINGRQVSSYASNGQNNTLSESFRFSKGVYLATITLEGNVTVTKKIIN, from the coding sequence ATGAACTTAAAAATTACTTTTAATTTAAAACCGCTTAACACACTCAAAATGACTGTTTTTGCGCTTTTTTTAACAGCTTCGGCCAATATCTTTGGCCAAACTGTTACTGAGGCTTTTCCCTCAAGAATAACTACCAACTCTAAAATTACGGTCTTAGGAACCGATTTTACAGAGAGCACTTCTATTAGTATCAATGGTATCAACATCAATAGCAGTAGTATTACATTATTAAGTGATACTGAATTGTTATTCGCTATTTCACATACAGGAACTTCAGATGTTTCTGGTGAACTTGTAGTTGGTGGTGTATCTACAGGAATTAATATAGATTATATTAGTCCTACTCACAAAACTCTCAAAAATGGTGAATCGAGTAACGTTACTAAAATTACCGAAATATTTACAACGTATAATGGGTTTTGGAGGTCGTCACAATGGAAAGCAGACCCTACTAATAACAGTTTAAAACCTAATACGAGTCACGATTTATTGGCGTTTACCTATAATGGAGTTACCTATTCTACTGGTGTAGATGATCAGGTTCTTACAGATAATGGAGTGACGTTTAGCACACAACTATTTTATGCGTATACAACTAATGGTGTTGATGGAACCACTTACGGATCTAACTATTTAGCTATGGCGGATTTAATAGATGGAGAAGTTAATGAAGGATCTGTTATTACTTCTGAAGAAATTTTAGGTACTACAATTTACGATGTTTTAATTGACGGAGTAAATGGTTTAGATATTGGTACAGGAGTTACTAATTTTAATGCCACTGCAGATGTTGAATTTTATAGTGCTGGTGGCCAACTAGGGGCTTTAAATGATGATATACCAGATTTTTTAATCTCACAAATCGCTATGGCAGGTAGTACAGATATTTATTATTATACAGATTCTGAAAAGAATGTTGTCGGTAGACCTGTGAAATTGACCATATTAGATGAATCAGATACGCAAGGTGATGCGTTATTAACACAATGGAGATTAGATTTATATAATTTTACTAATGGTGTTAATTACGGTATAGCAACACCGCAATCGAGAGCTTTTTCTAATAATGAACAGCGTCCGTTACGAATGGTAGCCTTAAAGTTTGAAGATTTCCAAATTACAGATACTAATATTACAGATATAAATAATGTGAACATGGTAGCTGGTGGTACAGCCGATCTTGGTTTTCTTGCCTATAATAGAGGGTCTTTTGATATAAAAACCCCAGTATTTACGGAATATCCTACAGCTAGGTTTGTATGTCAATTACCAAGCGATTCTAGTATCTCATTTTCTGCTACTGCTACAGTTTCTGGTGGTGCCACTGGTGCACCTGAAGAAACGTTATCTTACCAATGGTTTAAGTATAACGATCCTATTCCTGGAGCGACTTCTAATACGTACACGCTTCCTAATACTGTAGATGACGAGAGTTTAGGGATTTATAAATTAAGAGTAAGTAATACCTATGGTGCGGTTGTAGTACCTGTAAGTCTTTCTTTAGGTGGAACTCCTGTGTATTGGAATGGATCAGATTGGGAATTGCCTCCAGTGTATCAAAATGCAGGTGTGGTCGTTGAACCACAAGATAGAGGTTTAGTATTTTCATCTAATTATAACGAAGCTGGAGATATAGAAGGGTGTGATTGTTTAGTGCCTTCTGGTAGTAATGTCACTATACCTTCAGGATCTACGCTTAAACTTTATGGTGAAGTTACTGTAGAATCTGGTGCTTCATTAACATTTGAAGATAGCGCGAGTTTAATTCAAACTAAAATAGTATCAAGTAATGAAAATGTTGGTTCAATTAAAGTAGAACGTAATGTTACAGATTTACATGATAATGATTATGTATTGTGGTCATCTCCTGTAGCTGGTTTTGATGTTTCTAATATCACATCTGAGTATACAACTGATGCTTTTAATTGGGGTGTAAATACGGCTAATTCTAATGGTGTTTCTGGTGATTGGGCTCTAATTACTGGAGCAATGAATTCAGGTTTAGGATATGCTGTTAATGTACCAACGGAACTTGTTGCAACAGGATTTACCACAACTTTTGTTGGAACCCCAAATAATGGAGATATTTCTGTAGATGTTTATAAATCAGCAGGAAACTTTCCAAACCTTGAAGCTAGACATAGAAACCTTATTGGTAACCCATATCCTTCTGCGATAAGTGCAGAGCAGTTATTAACTGACAATACCTTATTAGAAGGTAACGTAAAAATATGGTCACACAATTCAGCAATCCCAAATGCAGTAACACCTTTAGCGAGTTCTGCTTATCAAGCTTTAGATTACAACTATGGCGAGCAGTATGTAAGCTATAACTTTACAGGTGCTAATCCACCAGAAAGTACTAATGGATATATTGGTTCTGGACAAGGATTCTTTGTTCAAGTTGATGATAGTGCTTCAGAAGGTTCAGTAACGTTTACAAATGCGATGCGTTCTAACGATGATGATGTAGCGTATGATAATTCTCAATTTTACAGATCAGAAGAATCGACTAATAATGATTTAGAAAAGCATCTCGTTTGGTTAAGTTTAATTGATGCTACGGATGTTTCTGCTAGTACTTTAGTTGGTTACGTAGAAGGAGCAACGATGGCAAAAGATAGACTTTTTGATGCCTATTCTGATGACAACACAATGCGTATCTATTCTATAGTTGATAATGCAGAAATGGTTATTCAAGGTCGTTCGTTACCATTTGTAGATACTGATGTGGTACCGTTAGGAATTGAATTACCTGAAAGCGGTATATTTAAAATAGCTATTGGTGATTTAGCAGGAACGGTATTTGCAGGTGGTGCACAAGGTATTTATCTTGAAGATACGGTTCTAAATACAGAACATGACTTAATAGCGTCTCCTTATTCTTTTTCTGGAGTTGAAGGAAAAATTAATGATAGATTTAACTTACGTTATACAACTACTTTATCAGTTGATGACGTTGCAATGTCTAACACTTTTGCTTATGTAAAGGATGAAACATTAAATGTAAGATCTGGTTCAGGTATTAAAGACGTTAAAGTCTATGATATCAACGGAAGACAAGTAAGTTCTTATGCTTCTAATGGACAGAATAATACGTTGAGTGAAAGCTTCAGATTTTCTAAAGGAGTATATTTAGCAACGATTACTTTAGAAGGTAATGTTACTGTAACTAAGAAGATTATAAACTAA
- the trpS gene encoding tryptophan--tRNA ligase produces the protein MARILTGVQSTGTPHLGNILGAILPAIDMANDAKNESFLFIANLHTLTQIKDADELRNHTYSVAATWLAFGLDIEKTVFYRQSDIPQVTELSWYLSCFFPYQRLTLAHGFKDKADRLEDVNAGLFTYPMLMAADILLYDAEIIPVGKDQLQHIEMTRDVASRFHAKMGDAFVLPEGKILESGMLIPGTDGEKMSKSRGNYINIFLPDKQLRKKIMSIETDSTPLEEPKDWATCNCFAIYSLLASEPQIEAMKANYEGGNYGYGHAKQALYELVVERFEKERERYHYYMSNLEEVDTALAKGAAKAKLVADAVLKRVREKVGY, from the coding sequence ATGGCAAGAATACTAACAGGAGTACAAAGTACAGGAACACCACACTTAGGTAACATTTTAGGTGCAATTTTACCGGCAATAGACATGGCAAATGATGCTAAAAACGAATCATTTTTATTTATTGCAAATTTGCACACGCTAACCCAAATTAAAGATGCAGACGAATTAAGAAACCACACCTATTCTGTTGCTGCCACTTGGCTTGCTTTTGGATTAGATATTGAAAAAACAGTGTTTTATAGACAAAGTGATATTCCACAAGTTACAGAATTATCTTGGTATTTAAGCTGTTTCTTCCCATACCAACGTTTAACGCTTGCGCATGGTTTTAAAGATAAAGCTGATCGCTTAGAAGATGTAAATGCAGGTTTGTTTACATATCCAATGCTTATGGCTGCAGATATCTTGTTGTATGATGCTGAAATTATTCCGGTGGGAAAAGATCAATTACAACATATTGAAATGACTCGTGATGTCGCATCTCGTTTTCATGCGAAGATGGGAGACGCTTTTGTTTTACCTGAAGGAAAAATACTAGAAAGTGGCATGCTTATTCCTGGTACGGACGGTGAAAAAATGAGTAAGAGTAGAGGGAATTACATCAACATCTTTTTACCAGACAAACAATTACGTAAAAAAATAATGTCTATTGAAACGGATAGCACACCGCTTGAAGAACCAAAAGATTGGGCCACCTGTAACTGTTTTGCTATTTATAGTTTATTAGCTTCTGAACCTCAAATTGAAGCGATGAAAGCTAATTATGAAGGAGGCAACTACGGTTATGGCCATGCGAAACAAGCCTTATATGAATTGGTAGTAGAGCGCTTTGAAAAGGAAAGAGAACGCTACCATTATTATATGAGCAATCTTGAAGAGGTTGACACCGCTTTAGCAAAAGGTGCCGCAAAAGCTAAGCTTGTTGCTGACGCTGTTTTAAAACGTGTGAGAGAAAAAGTAGGCTATTAA
- a CDS encoding lysophospholipid acyltransferase family protein produces MAFFKYPFWLLYRIWFYILVAIPIIIMFPLLIVSISREQWYPYFFRLARIWSKFILIGMGFAYKITREETPDPDKSYMFVANHTSMADIMLMLVSVKNPFVFVGKQELAKIPLFGFFYKRTCILVDRSSAKSRQAVFLRAQRRLKQGVSICIFPEGGVPDEHILLDEFKDGAFRLAINHQIPVVPITFYDNKKRFSYTFFSGSPGKMRAKIHRFLPTIGLETADTKALNEKARTLIWDELMTSQITKKKPL; encoded by the coding sequence ATGGCATTTTTTAAATATCCATTCTGGCTTTTATATCGCATTTGGTTCTACATTTTAGTTGCCATTCCGATTATTATAATGTTTCCTTTGTTGATTGTTTCGATCTCTAGAGAGCAATGGTATCCTTACTTTTTTAGGTTGGCTCGTATTTGGTCTAAGTTTATTTTAATAGGTATGGGTTTCGCCTATAAAATTACAAGAGAAGAAACACCAGATCCTGATAAGAGTTACATGTTTGTAGCCAATCATACCTCTATGGCAGACATTATGCTAATGTTGGTCTCCGTTAAAAACCCATTTGTGTTTGTTGGAAAACAAGAATTAGCAAAAATTCCATTATTTGGATTCTTTTATAAGCGTACGTGTATATTAGTAGATAGATCAAGTGCTAAAAGTAGGCAAGCTGTATTTTTAAGAGCGCAACGTCGTTTAAAACAAGGAGTAAGTATTTGTATTTTTCCAGAAGGCGGAGTGCCCGATGAGCATATTTTATTAGACGAGTTTAAAGATGGAGCATTTCGATTAGCAATTAATCATCAAATACCTGTAGTTCCCATTACTTTCTATGATAATAAAAAACGATTTTCATATACTTTTTTTAGTGGAAGTCCGGGTAAAATGCGCGCTAAAATACATCGGTTTTTACCAACTATAGGTTTGGAGACTGCAGATACAAAAGCATTAAATGAAAAAGCGCGAACGTTAATTTGGGATGAATTAATGACGAGTCAAATCACAAAAAAAAAGCCACTCTAA
- a CDS encoding porin family protein — translation MSDQKNIDRLFQEKFKDFEVAPNDAIWDRINESLPHKKKKRRVIALWWQIGGVAAAIALLFTVGVTVFSSDENNAQEFPIVNTEDSETKLEKDNANTLTDKNQNDLKTVKDEATTIVDSNLDAEQKSNLNDSENETFQKSNSSTQLTTSTTSRQKSNTVANHTNKDEINTTHQRQNNTSTVIDKSTAIRVANQTKTSHSNLKTGTKTQLASEAEQKSAIKKSIKDTQTTLAENTRSKQLDSETSNSDTNKTNDTEPENSIIEIPEQQTIENAIAENNETIDEEEKEDEQSRWSIAPNVAPVYFNSLGQGSSLDKQFNENSKSSDVNMSYGIAGSYAISKKLKIRAGVNRVNLNQTTSDVFAFVGPETASRGIDASFNNIAFSSEEQVSLISAKMMNVSSTPELFNTKTAGNIDQRFGFIEVPIELEYRLLDTKFGINVIGGFSTFFLSENEIYADLNGSSALIGEANNINDTSFSANFGLGMDYSLSRQWNINLEPTFKYQINTFNNTTGDFKPFFIGVYTGLSYKF, via the coding sequence ATGAGTGATCAAAAAAACATAGATAGACTTTTTCAAGAAAAGTTTAAAGATTTTGAAGTTGCGCCTAATGATGCAATTTGGGATCGTATAAACGAAAGTCTTCCTCATAAAAAGAAAAAGCGTAGAGTTATTGCACTTTGGTGGCAAATTGGAGGTGTAGCAGCTGCTATTGCTCTGTTGTTTACTGTTGGCGTTACTGTTTTCAGTTCGGACGAGAATAACGCTCAAGAATTTCCAATAGTAAATACTGAAGATTCAGAAACCAAATTAGAAAAGGATAATGCCAATACATTAACCGATAAAAATCAGAATGATCTTAAGACAGTTAAAGATGAAGCGACTACAATTGTTGATTCTAATTTAGATGCTGAACAAAAATCAAATTTAAACGATTCCGAAAATGAAACGTTTCAAAAATCAAACTCTTCAACTCAGTTAACAACGTCTACTACGTCGAGACAAAAATCAAACACTGTTGCTAACCACACTAATAAAGACGAAATAAATACAACTCATCAGAGACAAAATAATACATCAACAGTTATTGATAAGTCTACAGCTATCAGAGTTGCAAATCAAACTAAAACGTCTCACTCTAATTTAAAGACAGGCACCAAAACACAACTGGCATCTGAAGCAGAACAAAAATCTGCTATTAAAAAGAGCATTAAAGACACTCAAACGACTTTAGCAGAAAACACAAGGTCTAAACAACTAGACTCCGAAACATCTAATTCTGATACGAACAAAACAAATGATACTGAACCTGAAAATTCAATTATTGAAATTCCAGAACAACAGACCATTGAAAATGCTATTGCAGAAAATAACGAAACTATAGATGAAGAAGAAAAAGAAGATGAACAAAGCAGGTGGAGCATTGCCCCAAATGTTGCGCCTGTTTATTTTAACTCCTTAGGTCAAGGGTCTTCATTAGACAAACAATTTAACGAAAACTCTAAAAGCTCTGATGTTAATATGAGTTATGGTATAGCTGGTAGTTATGCGATTTCTAAAAAACTAAAAATTAGAGCTGGCGTTAATCGTGTTAACCTTAATCAAACCACCTCAGATGTGTTTGCTTTTGTAGGTCCCGAAACTGCATCTAGAGGTATAGATGCTTCATTTAATAATATTGCATTTAGCTCAGAAGAACAAGTATCACTTATAAGTGCTAAAATGATGAATGTATCGTCTACACCAGAACTATTTAACACAAAAACTGCCGGTAATATAGATCAGCGTTTTGGGTTTATTGAAGTTCCTATAGAATTAGAATACCGATTATTAGATACCAAATTTGGGATTAATGTTATTGGCGGATTTAGTACGTTCTTTCTAAGTGAAAACGAAATTTATGCAGATCTTAATGGAAGTTCAGCATTAATTGGAGAAGCTAATAACATTAATGATACTAGTTTTAGTGCCAATTTTGGTTTAGGAATGGATTATAGTCTTTCAAGACAATGGAACATCAATCTTGAACCAACATTTAAATATCAAATAAATACATTCAATAATACAACAGGTGATTTTAAACCATTCTTTATTGGAGTATATACAGGATTAAGTTATAAGTTTTAG
- a CDS encoding RNA polymerase sigma factor, protein MSLDKLIENCIKQDVQAQGQLYKQYASKLFSLCLKYSKNYAEAEDNLHDAFITVFSKIEQYNNKGSFEGWLKRIAINTSLQRYREDVGVYDIVNEGNIEDVSVDINDDNVSIDFLLKIIQELPDRYRLVFNLYVLDGYSHVEISELIQISTGTSKSNLARARMILKEKIETYNASLKSQSL, encoded by the coding sequence GTGAGTTTAGACAAGCTCATAGAAAATTGTATTAAACAAGATGTACAAGCTCAAGGCCAATTATACAAGCAATATGCAAGTAAATTATTTTCGCTTTGTCTTAAGTACTCTAAAAATTATGCAGAAGCAGAAGATAACCTGCATGATGCATTTATAACTGTTTTTAGTAAAATAGAACAGTATAATAATAAAGGTTCTTTTGAAGGTTGGCTAAAACGTATTGCAATTAACACCTCATTGCAACGCTACAGAGAAGATGTTGGCGTATATGATATCGTTAACGAAGGTAATATTGAAGATGTTTCTGTAGATATCAATGATGATAATGTGAGCATTGATTTTTTATTAAAAATCATTCAAGAATTACCAGACAGATATAGATTGGTATTTAATTTATATGTTTTAGATGGCTACTCTCATGTTGAAATTAGTGAATTGATTCAAATTTCAACAGGCACCTCAAAATCTAATCTAGCACGAGCAAGAATGATTTTAAAAGAAAAGATAGAAACCTACAACGCGAGTTTAAAATCGCAGAGTTTATAA
- the recA gene encoding recombinase RecA, whose amino-acid sequence MSSEKDAKLKALKLTLDKLDKAYGKGTVMKMSDQAVVDVEAIPSGSLGLDIALGVGGYPRGRVIEIYGPESSGKTTLTLHAIAEAQKAGGIAAFIDAEHAFDRFYAEKLGVDIDNLIISQPDNGEQALEIADNLIRSGAIDIVVIDSVAALTPKSEIEGEMGDSKMGLHARLMSQALRKLTASISKTNCTVIFINQLREKIGVMFGNPETTTGGNALKFYASVRLDIRRSTQIKDSDSNVMGNKTRVKVVKNKVAPPFRLAEFDIMYGEGISKVGEVLDLAVEHEIVKKSGSWFSYGDTKLGQGRDAVKMIIKDNPDLMDELEEKVRTLIKESK is encoded by the coding sequence ATGAGTAGTGAAAAAGACGCAAAATTAAAAGCTTTAAAATTAACTTTAGACAAGTTAGATAAGGCTTACGGAAAAGGAACTGTAATGAAAATGAGCGATCAGGCTGTAGTAGATGTAGAAGCTATACCTTCTGGCTCATTAGGATTGGATATTGCATTAGGCGTTGGTGGATACCCAAGAGGACGTGTTATCGAAATATATGGACCAGAATCTTCTGGTAAAACAACCTTAACACTTCATGCCATTGCAGAAGCTCAAAAAGCAGGTGGTATTGCTGCATTTATTGATGCAGAACATGCTTTTGATCGTTTCTATGCTGAAAAATTAGGAGTAGATATAGATAATCTAATTATATCTCAACCAGATAACGGAGAGCAAGCTTTAGAGATTGCGGATAACCTTATTAGATCTGGTGCAATTGATATCGTGGTTATTGATTCAGTTGCCGCCTTAACACCTAAAAGTGAAATTGAAGGTGAAATGGGTGATTCTAAAATGGGCTTACATGCACGTTTAATGTCTCAAGCACTTAGAAAATTAACAGCATCAATTAGTAAAACAAATTGTACTGTAATTTTCATCAACCAATTACGTGAAAAAATTGGTGTAATGTTCGGTAACCCTGAAACTACAACTGGTGGTAATGCCTTAAAATTCTACGCTTCTGTACGTTTAGATATTAGACGTTCTACCCAAATAAAAGACAGTGATAGTAACGTAATGGGTAATAAAACCAGAGTTAAAGTGGTAAAAAACAAAGTAGCTCCACCGTTTAGACTGGCAGAATTTGACATTATGTATGGCGAAGGTATTTCGAAAGTAGGTGAAGTTTTAGACTTAGCTGTAGAACACGAAATCGTTAAAAAGAGTGGGTCTTGGTTTAGCTACGGAGACACCAAATTGGGTCAAGGTCGTGATGCCGTTAAGATGATTATTAAAGACAATCCAGATCTTATGGATGAACTAGAAGAGAAGGTTAGGACACTTATTAAAGAGTCCAAATAG